From the Rhodanobacter soli genome, one window contains:
- a CDS encoding eCIS core domain-containing protein, with translation MSDYAPVTVAQRSAFAPPPRAVRLQRKCSCGTHSHGEAECSACARKQRQFATGPVHDALEREADRVADRVMSGPTSARGIAAPAIQRYASGHAASTEVPDSVGHALAGAGAPLPADVRQPMEERFGHDFSTVRVHTDAMARQSARDVDAQAYTVGHNVVFAAGRYAPHTREGRHLLAHELTHVVQQAQGTRLQRKDDKSKPADKDTAAPANFKGCNDDRKKLVESAIKRASELAARALVALNREFPMSWEGTAMNKHFGSLSSSDLDIVKDRFKRAQGEAASKIYTCAPKDVKASEGGQILDPCAEAECPGSKITVYPQFGSETCKDAGAILLHEVIHNLGGCGDTDVKDKSYPTLHPEDNAYSYEHYAVDVAAGPKAPDTLKKRDPKAPKATL, from the coding sequence ATGAGCGATTACGCACCCGTCACCGTTGCCCAACGATCCGCTTTCGCGCCGCCGCCCAGGGCCGTCCGGCTGCAGCGCAAATGCAGCTGCGGCACGCACAGCCACGGTGAAGCCGAATGCAGCGCGTGCGCAAGGAAACAACGCCAGTTCGCCACCGGACCCGTCCACGATGCACTCGAACGGGAAGCCGACCGCGTCGCCGACCGGGTGATGAGCGGCCCCACGTCTGCCCGCGGCATCGCGGCGCCGGCCATCCAGCGGTACGCCAGCGGCCATGCCGCCAGCACAGAAGTCCCCGACAGCGTCGGCCACGCCCTCGCCGGCGCGGGGGCCCCACTGCCGGCGGACGTGCGCCAACCCATGGAGGAACGCTTCGGCCACGACTTCTCCACCGTCCGCGTGCATACCGACGCAATGGCGCGGCAATCCGCGCGTGACGTCGATGCGCAGGCCTATACCGTCGGCCACAACGTGGTGTTCGCCGCCGGGCGCTACGCTCCGCACACGCGCGAAGGTCGCCACCTGCTGGCGCACGAACTGACCCACGTCGTGCAGCAGGCGCAGGGCACCCGCTTGCAGCGCAAGGACGACAAGTCCAAACCGGCAGACAAGGACACGGCCGCGCCGGCGAACTTCAAGGGCTGCAACGACGACCGCAAGAAACTGGTCGAGTCGGCGATCAAGCGCGCAAGCGAACTCGCCGCACGCGCACTGGTCGCACTGAACCGCGAATTCCCGATGAGCTGGGAAGGCACCGCCATGAACAAACACTTCGGAAGCCTGTCATCGAGCGACCTGGACATCGTCAAGGACCGCTTCAAGCGTGCCCAGGGCGAAGCGGCCTCGAAAATCTATACCTGCGCCCCGAAGGACGTGAAGGCATCGGAGGGCGGCCAGATCCTCGACCCCTGCGCCGAAGCCGAATGCCCCGGCAGCAAGATCACCGTCTATCCGCAATTCGGCTCGGAAACCTGCAAGGACGCCGGCGCCATCCTGCTGCATGAAGTCATCCACAACCTCGGCGGCTGCGGCGACACCGACGTCAAGGACAAGAGCTACCCCACCCTGCACCCCGAGGACAACGCCTACTCCTACGAGCATTACGCCGTCGACGTAGCCGCCGGGCCGAAGGCGCCCGATACGCTGAAGAAGCGCGATCCCAAGGCGCCGAAAGCCACGCTTTGA
- a CDS encoding anti-sigma factor family protein — MNPIDDDILQAYVDGELDAPSAARVEAALAHDAVLAHRVQQARAVRARLRAAFDPVLDEPVPARLSALLQPRPAQAATPTSPLVMPAAGHGKGTTRRRATRRWFVPGAALAASVALLAVALWWWQPGGDLIRMQGGQSFAAGALTHALDQALASEPKANAPVAIGLSFRSTDGRICRTFVLRAPPARAGLACHESAGWALPVLSAVTPPEGGGELRQAASALPPAVQAAVDARLRGNVFDAQQERAARDAGWR; from the coding sequence ATGAATCCGATCGACGACGACATCTTGCAGGCTTACGTGGACGGCGAACTCGACGCGCCGAGTGCCGCACGGGTCGAGGCCGCGCTGGCGCACGACGCCGTGCTCGCCCACCGCGTGCAGCAGGCGCGCGCCGTGCGCGCGCGGCTGCGCGCCGCGTTCGATCCGGTGCTCGATGAGCCGGTGCCGGCGCGTTTGTCCGCTTTGCTGCAGCCGCGACCGGCGCAGGCAGCGACACCGACCTCGCCGCTCGTCATGCCGGCGGCCGGGCATGGCAAGGGTACGACCCGCCGCCGCGCGACCCGTCGCTGGTTTGTGCCGGGCGCTGCGCTGGCCGCGTCGGTGGCGCTGCTCGCCGTGGCCTTGTGGTGGTGGCAGCCCGGTGGCGATCTGATACGCATGCAGGGCGGCCAGTCATTCGCCGCGGGTGCCTTGACTCATGCGCTCGATCAGGCACTGGCGAGCGAACCGAAGGCGAATGCCCCGGTCGCCATCGGTTTGAGTTTCCGCAGTACCGACGGGCGCATCTGCCGCACCTTCGTGTTGCGCGCCCCGCCGGCGCGAGCCGGCCTTGCCTGCCATGAAAGTGCAGGCTGGGCGCTGCCCGTGCTCAGTGCGGTGACCCCGCCGGAAGGCGGCGGCGAACTGCGCCAGGCAGCGAGTGCCTTGCCGCCCGCGGTGCAGGCCGCGGTCGACGCGCGTTTGCGCGGCAATGTCTTCGATGCACAGCAGGAGCGCGCAGCGCGCGATGCCGGCTGGCGCTAG
- a CDS encoding RNA polymerase sigma factor — protein MNSSDAVREGLIPLLPRLRRLARALAGQVADADDLVQIVLERALARAAQWRPDAALDKWVFAIARNAWRDELRARGRSQHLFAPEEAGEMAADRASAQPAQQLELAMALAALPPDHREVVALVLVEGMSYGEAAELLEVPVGTVTSRLARARATLQAHLGKDT, from the coding sequence GTGAATTCGAGCGACGCCGTGCGCGAAGGACTGATCCCGCTGTTGCCGCGCCTGCGCCGTCTGGCGCGGGCGCTGGCAGGGCAGGTCGCCGACGCCGACGATCTGGTGCAGATCGTGCTGGAACGCGCGTTGGCCCGTGCCGCGCAGTGGCGGCCGGATGCCGCGCTGGACAAGTGGGTGTTCGCGATCGCGCGCAACGCCTGGCGGGACGAGTTGCGTGCACGCGGCCGGTCGCAGCATTTGTTCGCGCCCGAGGAGGCTGGTGAGATGGCTGCCGACCGTGCCAGCGCACAGCCCGCGCAGCAGCTGGAATTGGCGATGGCGCTGGCGGCGTTGCCGCCGGACCATCGCGAAGTGGTGGCCCTGGTGCTGGTCGAGGGCATGTCGTACGGCGAGGCCGCCGAGCTGCTGGAGGTGCCGGTGGGCACCGTCACCAGCCGCCTGGCCCGCGCCCGCGCCACCTTGCAGGCCCATCTTGGGAAAGACACATGA
- a CDS encoding S8 family serine peptidase, whose product MPLHRPPALFVPLLAIAFAVAGATPARAQVLGPVQGLPNLQVPGTNLPAVVPASPLRSVDDLLRGPLAITRKLQIDTLLRREPRRVGVDPHGAPILRGEFLAMGLSAAQRDAVQAQGFVVDREASTDATLGLDFVVLHDTRGRSTARAMRALRQAAPDAAFTYQHLYLPAGDGDVAGATTSATPSSSTPGQRVGLVDGGVDPADPALAHARIEQHGCKTANPSRHGTAVAARLVAGDPDTLYAADLWCGDAVGGATSNLVDALAWMARERVAVVNISLVGPDNPVLARAVQAMIARGHVLVSAVGNDGPAAPPLFPAAYPDVIGVSGVDARDRVLPESGSGDQVDFCASGVIGSGRNALRGTSFAAPIVARKAAQLLDAPRAGAATQVQQRLIGEARRPDAVGRDPRCGYGLLSP is encoded by the coding sequence ATGCCGCTGCACCGCCCGCCTGCCCTGTTCGTTCCGCTGCTGGCCATCGCGTTTGCCGTGGCCGGCGCGACCCCTGCGCGGGCGCAGGTACTCGGGCCGGTGCAGGGCCTGCCGAACCTGCAGGTGCCCGGCACGAACCTGCCCGCCGTCGTTCCGGCCTCGCCCTTGCGCAGCGTCGACGACCTGCTGCGCGGGCCGCTGGCCATCACGCGGAAATTGCAGATCGATACTTTGCTGCGCAGGGAACCCCGGCGCGTCGGGGTCGATCCCCACGGCGCACCGATCCTGCGCGGCGAGTTCCTCGCCATGGGGCTGTCGGCGGCACAGCGCGATGCCGTGCAGGCGCAGGGTTTCGTAGTGGATCGCGAGGCGTCGACGGACGCGACGCTGGGTCTGGATTTCGTGGTGCTGCACGACACCCGCGGGCGCAGCACGGCCAGGGCCATGCGCGCCCTGCGACAGGCCGCGCCGGACGCGGCATTCACCTACCAGCATCTCTACCTGCCCGCAGGCGATGGCGACGTGGCCGGCGCCACGACCTCGGCGACGCCGTCTTCCAGCACACCCGGGCAACGCGTGGGGCTGGTCGATGGCGGCGTCGATCCGGCCGACCCCGCGCTGGCACATGCGCGCATCGAACAGCATGGCTGCAAGACGGCGAATCCGTCGCGGCACGGCACCGCGGTCGCTGCCCGCCTCGTCGCCGGCGATCCGGACACGCTGTATGCCGCCGACCTGTGGTGCGGCGATGCAGTCGGCGGCGCCACCTCGAACCTCGTGGACGCGCTCGCATGGATGGCGCGCGAGCGCGTGGCGGTGGTCAACATCAGCCTGGTCGGCCCCGACAACCCGGTGCTCGCGCGTGCGGTGCAGGCGATGATCGCGCGCGGCCACGTGCTGGTCAGCGCGGTCGGCAATGATGGGCCCGCGGCACCGCCGCTGTTTCCGGCGGCGTACCCGGACGTGATCGGCGTCAGCGGCGTCGACGCGCGCGACCGCGTGCTGCCCGAATCCGGCAGCGGCGACCAGGTGGACTTCTGTGCGTCGGGCGTGATCGGCAGCGGCCGCAACGCACTGCGCGGCACCTCATTCGCGGCGCCGATCGTGGCGCGAAAAGCCGCGCAACTGCTGGACGCGCCCCGCGCAGGAGCCGCGACGCAAGTGCAGCAACGCCTGATCGGCGAAGCCCGCCGCCCCGACGCCGTGGGCCGCGACCCGCGCTGCGGCTATGGCTTGTTGTCGCCCTGA
- the alr gene encoding alanine racemase: protein MRPARALIDLAALRHNYRLARELGGRKALAVVKADAYGHGAVRCAQALESEADGFGVACIEEALELREAGIRAPILLLEGFFEADELALIDAHDLWCVVQAQWQIDAIERARPAKPFTLWLKLDSGMHRLGLAAADYRASLQRLQALPQVREVVAMTHFARADELDCARTDEQGALFHQVCDELRLPTSLSNSPALLGWPSAQGEWARPGLMLYGATPFAGPHPVADRLQPVMTVTSKVIGVRELAAGEPIGYGARFITSRPSRIGVVAMGYADGYPQFAPNGTPVAIDGRPGALVGRVSMDMLTVDLTDHPAAGLGSEVELWGRQVPVSELALHSENSAYQLLCGLKRVPRSYVGE from the coding sequence ATGCGCCCGGCACGTGCCCTGATCGACCTGGCCGCACTACGCCACAACTACCGCCTGGCACGCGAGCTGGGCGGACGCAAGGCGCTGGCCGTGGTCAAGGCCGATGCCTACGGGCACGGTGCCGTGCGCTGTGCGCAGGCACTGGAAAGCGAAGCCGACGGTTTCGGGGTGGCCTGCATCGAGGAGGCACTGGAACTGCGCGAGGCCGGCATCCGCGCCCCGATCCTGTTGCTGGAAGGTTTCTTCGAGGCCGACGAACTGGCGCTGATCGACGCCCACGACCTGTGGTGCGTGGTGCAGGCCCAGTGGCAGATCGACGCGATCGAGCGCGCGCGCCCGGCCAAGCCGTTCACGCTCTGGCTGAAGCTCGATTCCGGCATGCACCGGCTCGGCCTCGCCGCGGCGGACTACCGCGCCAGCCTGCAGCGCCTGCAGGCCCTGCCGCAGGTGCGCGAGGTGGTGGCGATGACCCACTTCGCCCGCGCCGACGAACTCGACTGCGCCCGCACCGATGAGCAAGGCGCGCTGTTCCACCAGGTGTGCGACGAACTGCGTTTACCCACCAGCCTCAGCAATTCCCCCGCGCTGCTCGGCTGGCCCAGCGCGCAAGGCGAGTGGGCGCGGCCGGGCCTGATGCTGTACGGCGCCACGCCGTTCGCCGGTCCACATCCGGTCGCCGACCGCCTGCAGCCGGTGATGACGGTGACCTCGAAGGTGATCGGCGTGCGCGAGCTGGCGGCGGGCGAACCGATCGGTTACGGCGCACGTTTCATCACCTCGCGTCCCAGCCGCATCGGCGTCGTCGCGATGGGCTATGCCGACGGCTACCCGCAATTCGCCCCCAACGGCACCCCGGTCGCCATCGACGGCCGGCCCGGCGCGCTGGTCGGCCGCGTGTCGATGGACATGCTCACCGTCGACCTCACCGACCATCCCGCCGCCGGCCTCGGCAGCGAGGTCGAACTGTGGGGCAGGCAGGTGCCGGTCAGCGAACTGGCGTTGCACAGCGAGAACAGCGCCTACCAACTGCTGTGCGGCCTGAAACGCGTGCCGCGCAGCTACGTCGGCGAATGA